The Palleronia sp. THAF1 genome window below encodes:
- a CDS encoding PP2C family protein-serine/threonine phosphatase translates to MTDRVMNSLDDSAVTATAPAEIVCLDPAGAIRILVVDDSRLQRRILMSALGSSGYILSEAASGEEALEYCRVQPPDIVISDWIMPGMTGLELCTAVRAERSDDYIYFIILTSKSEKEELAQALNTGADDFLSKPFAAGELRSRLAAGERLLRMSQELREKNRLISTTLHKMREMNAALDRDLLEARKLQMSLAPSAPVQRDGWTVSFALHPSGHIGGDLIGSLTTGTDRLGIYCFDVSGHGIASALIAARLATWMSEAASDQHVAVRPGANGRQMLPPTEICTRLNARFLDQVDTDHYFTALVGELDLQSGHFIFAQAGHPHPVLQTAENERTLIGQGGPPIGLLPDVSFEQFDIVIPPGGRLLLYSDGVTECPDPSDEMLDEDGLLDFMDRHAALVGDIFLDALNQDLIAWVGDKDLPDDMSATLIERRA, encoded by the coding sequence ATGACCGACAGAGTGATGAACTCTTTGGACGACTCCGCCGTGACCGCGACAGCTCCCGCCGAAATCGTATGCCTCGACCCGGCAGGCGCGATCCGTATCCTGGTGGTGGACGACAGCCGCCTTCAGCGGCGCATCCTGATGTCCGCGCTGGGCTCTTCGGGTTACATCCTGAGCGAGGCCGCGTCCGGCGAAGAGGCCTTGGAGTACTGTCGCGTCCAACCACCCGACATCGTCATCAGCGACTGGATCATGCCGGGAATGACTGGCCTTGAACTGTGCACCGCCGTGCGCGCGGAACGGTCCGATGACTATATCTATTTCATCATCCTCACCTCGAAGTCGGAGAAAGAGGAACTGGCGCAGGCCTTGAACACCGGCGCCGATGATTTCCTGTCCAAACCCTTTGCGGCGGGCGAATTACGTAGTCGTCTAGCTGCGGGTGAACGGCTTTTGCGGATGAGTCAGGAGTTGCGGGAAAAGAACCGTCTGATTTCGACCACGCTGCACAAAATGCGAGAGATGAACGCCGCGCTAGACCGGGATTTGCTGGAGGCGCGCAAACTGCAAATGTCACTGGCACCGAGTGCGCCCGTGCAGCGCGATGGCTGGACGGTCAGTTTCGCTTTGCATCCGTCGGGCCATATCGGCGGCGATCTGATCGGCAGTCTTACGACCGGCACTGATAGGCTGGGTATATACTGCTTCGACGTCTCGGGCCACGGCATTGCCTCGGCTCTGATCGCGGCACGGCTGGCGACGTGGATGTCTGAAGCGGCGTCCGACCAGCATGTCGCCGTGCGACCGGGCGCGAACGGCAGACAGATGCTGCCGCCGACTGAGATCTGCACCCGTCTGAACGCGCGGTTTCTGGATCAGGTCGATACCGATCATTATTTCACGGCGCTGGTTGGCGAACTCGACCTGCAAAGTGGGCACTTCATCTTCGCACAGGCCGGCCATCCGCACCCCGTTCTTCAAACGGCGGAAAATGAGCGCACTTTGATCGGTCAGGGTGGCCCTCCGATTGGCTTATTGCCCGATGTAAGTTTCGAACAATTCGATATCGTGATCCCACCGGGAGGGCGGCTGCTTTTGTATTCCGACGGCGTCACCGAATGCCCTGATCCCAGTGACGAAATGCTGGACGAAGATGGGCTGCTCGATTTCATGGATCGCCATGCTGCGCTGGTCGGTGACATTTTTCTGGATGCGCTCAATCAAGATTTGATCGCGTGGGTCGGAGACAAGGACCTGCCCGACGACATGTCCGCCACCTTGATCGAAAGGCGCGCCTAG
- a CDS encoding NUDIX domain-containing protein codes for MIRRYGPPPLRDRTYPARPGAYAVLWQGGDVLLTWQGGIHDEFQLPGGGIEAGEHPIPALHREVLEETGWHMASPRKLGTFRRFTFMPDYDRYAEKVCHVYLARPTLRIGLPSEPDHVPVWMPIRDAVSKLANRGDAAMVLRALGA; via the coding sequence ATGATCCGCCGCTATGGCCCACCGCCCCTGCGCGACCGCACATATCCCGCCCGTCCGGGCGCCTATGCCGTGCTTTGGCAAGGAGGTGATGTACTGCTGACATGGCAGGGCGGCATCCACGACGAGTTCCAGCTGCCCGGCGGCGGGATAGAGGCGGGCGAGCACCCGATCCCCGCGCTGCACCGCGAGGTGCTCGAAGAAACCGGCTGGCATATGGCGTCGCCGCGCAAGTTGGGCACGTTCCGGCGTTTCACCTTCATGCCGGACTACGACCGCTACGCAGAAAAGGTCTGCCACGTCTATCTGGCCCGGCCCACGCTGCGGATCGGCCTGCCGTCAGAGCCGGATCATGTGCCTGTCTGGATGCCCATCAGAGACGCCGTGAGCAAGTTGGCCAACCGAGGGGACGCCGCGATGGTGCTGCGCGCGTTGGGGGCCTAG
- a CDS encoding CoA pyrophosphatase, with translation MSDLRARLVTALRRADQPTSDFDLNAGAMPKGQRSLRGAGVLVAVRESGSVILTKRAAHLSQHPGQVAFPGGKIDAGDGSARAAALREAWEEVGLPPESVDVLGELPGHETVTGYGMTPVLGMVKGDPPLRPEEGEVAEIFEVPLSFLANPTNYSVQSRDWRGQTRRYYAVPYGPYYIWGATARILRALAGRLA, from the coding sequence GTGAGTGATCTGCGCGCCCGGCTGGTTACTGCGCTACGGCGTGCCGACCAGCCGACTTCTGACTTCGACCTGAACGCCGGTGCCATGCCGAAAGGCCAGCGTAGCCTGCGCGGCGCAGGGGTTTTGGTGGCGGTGCGCGAAAGTGGTTCGGTTATCCTGACCAAGCGCGCTGCCCACCTGTCCCAACATCCCGGCCAAGTCGCTTTTCCCGGCGGTAAGATCGACGCGGGCGACGGCTCTGCCCGCGCCGCCGCGTTGCGCGAGGCATGGGAAGAGGTGGGGTTGCCGCCAGAGTCCGTGGACGTGCTGGGCGAGTTGCCGGGGCATGAGACTGTGACGGGCTATGGGATGACCCCTGTTCTAGGCATGGTCAAAGGCGATCCGCCGCTACGACCCGAAGAAGGCGAGGTGGCCGAGATATTCGAGGTTCCGCTGTCGTTCCTGGCAAACCCGACCAACTACAGTGTGCAATCGCGCGACTGGCGCGGGCAGACCCGGCGCTACTATGCGGTACCCTATGGCCCCTATTACATCTGGGGCGCGACGGCGCGGATCCTGCGTGCCTTGGCGGGGCGGTTGGCATGA
- a CDS encoding Hsp33 family molecular chaperone HslO, whose translation MTLGQTIAWDDTVLPFQLDRSDIRGRVARLDGVLQQVLSQHDYPPAIEALVAEAVTLTALIGQTIKLRWKLSLQVRGDGPARLIATDYYAPGEDGSPAQIRAYASYDADRIADDSVPFDLIGKGYFAILLDQGNDMKPYSGITPIAGGSLSSCAETYFAQSEQLPTRFAISTGIAQEPGAAPHWRAGGVMLQHMPEASPLRADAETESSDGLMRADDILDGDEAENWKRANLLLDTVEETELVGPSVPPTDLLVRLFHEEQPRVFDAQPVRFGCTCSADKVRQSLSIYSQRDLEHMTTDEGIVTADCQFCGAHYEFDPKTLGFEAQDATGTGE comes from the coding sequence ATGACCCTGGGACAGACCATTGCCTGGGACGATACCGTCCTGCCCTTCCAGCTTGACCGCTCGGACATCCGCGGCCGCGTCGCGCGGCTGGACGGTGTGCTGCAGCAGGTTCTGTCGCAGCATGACTATCCCCCGGCGATCGAGGCTTTGGTGGCCGAAGCCGTGACCCTGACCGCGTTGATCGGGCAGACCATAAAGCTGCGCTGGAAGCTGTCGCTTCAGGTGCGCGGCGATGGTCCCGCGCGTCTGATCGCCACCGATTACTACGCGCCGGGCGAGGATGGCTCTCCCGCCCAAATCCGTGCCTACGCAAGCTATGATGCCGACCGTATCGCCGACGATTCCGTGCCGTTCGACCTGATCGGCAAGGGATATTTCGCGATCCTGCTAGATCAGGGCAACGACATGAAGCCGTACTCCGGGATCACGCCCATCGCCGGTGGCTCGCTGTCGTCCTGCGCTGAAACCTACTTCGCGCAGTCCGAACAGCTGCCCACGCGTTTCGCTATTTCCACCGGCATCGCGCAGGAGCCGGGCGCCGCGCCCCATTGGCGTGCGGGTGGCGTGATGCTGCAGCACATGCCCGAAGCATCGCCCCTGCGCGCGGATGCAGAAACCGAGAGTTCCGACGGCTTGATGCGGGCTGACGACATTCTGGATGGCGACGAGGCCGAGAATTGGAAACGTGCCAACCTTCTACTGGACACTGTCGAAGAGACAGAGCTCGTCGGCCCTTCCGTGCCGCCGACCGACCTGCTGGTGCGCCTGTTTCACGAGGAGCAGCCGCGCGTCTTCGATGCCCAGCCCGTGCGCTTCGGCTGCACCTGTTCGGCAGACAAGGTGCGGCAATCGCTGTCGATTTACTCGCAGCGCGATCTGGAACACATGACGACGGACGAAGGCATCGTGACGGCCGACTGCCAGTTCTGCGGCGCGCATTACGAATTCGACCCCAAGACGTTGGGGTTCGAAGCGCAAGATGCGACCGGAACGGGTGAGTGA
- a CDS encoding M48 family metallopeptidase, which yields MTVGDGTKVQGRAFPPGRAAASTAILMASDNGLRLVSDSDAPHDFARTDARLSDPVGRTSRRVSFADGTLFETDDHAGIEALMGSRPSASLLHRSEAFSPRLIGVVAASVAGIALICLYALPALVAVAVWSTPQSVRATIDRSTLSIMDRAVFDETALSEDTQAEIRTVYNHLLAELPDNERTRFEHGLLFRDGGGMGPNAAALPGGTVIMTDALWSEFQDIDLIAGVLGHELGHVTEQHGLSQLYRSLGIYVLVALIAGDTGPIIEDVLLEGGVLLSLRHSRQHEREADEKGVRLTMDAGYDPEGMARFFDWAADQGAQGGWASTHPDPGERADDIREAARDGT from the coding sequence ATGACGGTGGGCGACGGCACCAAAGTTCAGGGACGGGCCTTCCCACCGGGCCGCGCCGCTGCCAGCACAGCTATCCTGATGGCGAGTGACAACGGGCTGCGGCTGGTGTCCGACAGCGACGCCCCACACGACTTCGCACGCACCGACGCGCGCCTGTCCGATCCGGTTGGCCGCACTTCTCGACGCGTGTCCTTCGCCGATGGCACGCTGTTCGAAACGGACGACCATGCTGGGATAGAGGCGCTGATGGGCAGTCGCCCGTCCGCCAGCCTGTTGCACCGGTCCGAAGCGTTCTCTCCACGTCTGATCGGTGTCGTTGCCGCGTCGGTCGCCGGGATCGCGTTGATCTGTCTTTATGCCTTGCCTGCACTGGTGGCCGTCGCGGTATGGTCCACCCCGCAATCCGTGCGAGCCACCATCGACCGCTCGACACTGAGCATCATGGACCGCGCGGTGTTCGACGAGACCGCGCTGTCTGAAGACACGCAGGCCGAAATACGCACCGTCTACAACCACCTGCTGGCCGAACTGCCCGACAACGAGCGCACCCGGTTCGAGCATGGCCTGCTGTTCCGCGACGGCGGCGGCATGGGTCCGAACGCCGCGGCGCTGCCGGGCGGCACGGTCATCATGACGGACGCGCTGTGGTCCGAATTCCAGGACATCGACCTGATCGCGGGCGTGTTGGGGCACGAGCTGGGGCACGTCACCGAACAGCACGGCCTGTCGCAGCTTTACCGCTCACTCGGGATCTACGTGCTGGTCGCCCTGATCGCGGGCGATACCGGGCCGATCATCGAAGATGTGCTTCTGGAAGGCGGCGTGCTGCTGTCGCTGCGCCACTCTCGCCAGCATGAGCGTGAGGCGGATGAAAAGGGTGTGCGTCTGACCATGGATGCGGGCTACGACCCGGAAGGCATGGCGCGTTTCTTCGACTGGGCCGCGGATCAGGGGGCACAGGGCGGCTGGGCGTCGACCCACCCGGACCCCGGCGAACGAGCCGACGATATTCGCGAAGCGGCGCGCGACGGAACGTAA
- a CDS encoding YjgN family protein — protein MSQTSPDTAVPVQFSGKAGEWFGIWIVNLLLTIVTFGIYSAWAKVRKEQYFKRNTAIDGRSFDYHATGKQILIGRIIVVVALVVWNTVLTVVPVVGLILTLALVLYLPKLIIHSLRFNARVTSWSNVRFDFQGTYGNAFVTYLLVPIGVFLTAFLALPFGSRKAARFSVSGHSIGNHDFHFAAPIGPFYRAFAIALIWAVVVGVFTLGPAIGVIAQNSAALEDDPAIMLSFLGGIYGFLIFGLIPAALIYSALLRNTIYASTEIEGGHRLRSTITPVKYIWIAISNTIVTVLTLGLMLPWAQIRMARYLAHNTQILPNGDLNDIAGRIAHEGSAIDDAYGDIEGLDVGLPI, from the coding sequence GTGAGCCAAACATCGCCCGACACCGCCGTCCCCGTGCAATTTTCCGGAAAAGCCGGGGAGTGGTTCGGAATCTGGATCGTCAACCTGTTGCTGACCATCGTGACATTCGGCATCTATTCGGCTTGGGCGAAAGTGCGCAAAGAGCAATATTTCAAGCGCAACACCGCCATCGACGGGCGCAGCTTCGACTACCACGCGACCGGCAAGCAAATTTTGATCGGGCGGATTATCGTCGTGGTCGCGCTTGTCGTTTGGAACACGGTTCTGACGGTCGTGCCGGTCGTCGGCCTGATCCTGACGCTTGCCTTGGTGCTGTACCTGCCAAAACTGATCATCCACTCCCTGCGCTTCAACGCGCGGGTGACAAGCTGGTCCAACGTGCGGTTCGACTTCCAAGGCACCTACGGCAATGCCTTCGTCACTTATCTTCTGGTGCCGATCGGCGTGTTCCTGACCGCGTTCCTGGCCCTACCCTTCGGGTCGCGCAAGGCGGCACGCTTCTCTGTGTCGGGGCACAGCATCGGCAACCACGATTTTCACTTCGCGGCTCCCATCGGCCCCTTCTACCGCGCCTTCGCGATCGCGCTGATCTGGGCCGTGGTCGTCGGCGTCTTCACACTTGGCCCGGCCATCGGGGTGATCGCGCAAAACAGCGCCGCGCTAGAGGATGATCCCGCTATCATGCTGTCGTTCCTTGGCGGCATCTACGGCTTCCTGATCTTCGGCCTGATCCCCGCTGCGCTGATCTACAGCGCCCTGCTGCGCAACACGATCTATGCTTCGACCGAGATTGAGGGCGGCCATCGTCTGCGCTCGACCATCACGCCGGTCAAATATATCTGGATCGCGATCTCGAACACCATCGTCACGGTCCTGACGCTGGGCCTGATGCTGCCTTGGGCACAGATCCGCATGGCGCGGTATCTGGCCCACAACACCCAAATCCTGCCCAACGGCGACCTGAACGATATCGCCGGTCGGATCGCGCATGAGGGCAGCGCTATCGACGACGCCTATGGCGATATCGAGGGGCTGGATGTCGGCCTGCCGATCTAA
- the ilvA gene encoding threonine ammonia-lyase IlvA — protein sequence MTDFTDAALAVTARLRSLFPATPLQRNAYLSALYDADIWLKREDLSPVRSYKIRGAFNAMRKALEADPDQDLFVCASAGNHAQGVAFNCASFGKRGVIFMPVTTPAQKIDKTRAFGGTGVEIKLVGDYFDETLKVAQEFCAKAGGHFLAPFDDPHVIEGQASVAVEMMDAMEDAPDMIVLPVGGGGLSAGMKRYLDEVSPDIELLLVEPLGGASLTAALAAGEPVTLPRVDSFVDGASVARIGARPFEVLRDVPPESVLIAPEDRICTTILTMLNVEGIVLEPAGALSLDVLPSLKDRLRGKRVVCITTGGNFDFERLPEVKERAQRYSGIKKYMILRMPQRPGALRDFLELLGPNDDIARFEYLKKSARNTGSVLIGIETAKPENFDALFARLDAGGFAYRDITDDQTLAELLI from the coding sequence ATGACAGATTTCACCGATGCCGCCTTGGCCGTCACCGCGCGTCTGCGCTCGCTGTTTCCCGCGACGCCCTTGCAACGCAATGCCTACCTGTCCGCGCTGTATGATGCCGACATCTGGCTGAAGCGCGAGGATCTGTCGCCCGTGCGTTCCTACAAGATCCGCGGCGCGTTCAACGCGATGCGCAAGGCGCTGGAGGCTGATCCAGATCAGGACCTTTTCGTCTGCGCCAGCGCGGGTAACCACGCGCAGGGTGTGGCCTTCAACTGCGCGTCCTTCGGCAAGCGTGGCGTGATCTTCATGCCGGTCACAACGCCTGCGCAGAAGATCGACAAAACCCGCGCCTTCGGCGGCACGGGCGTCGAGATCAAGCTGGTGGGCGACTACTTCGATGAGACGTTGAAGGTCGCGCAGGAGTTCTGCGCAAAGGCGGGCGGGCATTTCCTGGCGCCGTTCGACGACCCGCACGTGATCGAAGGCCAAGCCTCTGTCGCGGTAGAGATGATGGACGCGATGGAAGACGCGCCCGACATGATCGTGCTGCCGGTGGGCGGTGGTGGCCTGTCGGCGGGGATGAAGCGGTACCTGGATGAGGTTTCGCCCGACATCGAACTGCTGCTGGTCGAGCCCTTGGGTGGGGCCAGCCTGACGGCGGCATTGGCGGCAGGAGAGCCGGTGACCTTGCCGCGCGTCGATTCTTTCGTGGACGGTGCGTCGGTCGCGCGGATCGGTGCGCGCCCATTCGAGGTGTTGCGCGACGTGCCGCCCGAAAGCGTGCTGATTGCCCCCGAAGACCGCATCTGTACCACGATCCTGACGATGCTGAACGTCGAAGGCATTGTTCTGGAACCAGCGGGTGCACTGTCCTTGGATGTGCTGCCGTCCTTGAAAGACCGGCTGCGTGGCAAGCGGGTGGTGTGTATCACCACTGGCGGCAACTTCGATTTCGAGAGGTTGCCGGAAGTGAAGGAACGCGCGCAACGCTATTCGGGTATCAAGAAATACATGATCCTGCGGATGCCTCAGCGTCCCGGTGCGCTGCGCGATTTTCTGGAGCTGTTGGGACCAAATGACGATATCGCGCGGTTCGAGTATCTCAAGAAGTCCGCACGCAACACCGGATCGGTGCTGATCGGGATCGAAACGGCAAAGCCCGAGAATTTCGATGCGCTGTTCGCGCGGCTGGACGCCGGTGGCTTCGCCTATCGCGACATCACAGACGACCAGACGCTTGCCGAACTTTTGATCTAG
- a CDS encoding CCA tRNA nucleotidyltransferase, whose product MKIDGDWRRDPDAQRLMAALADAGHSALFVGGCVRNATLGAPVADIDIATSAEPHQIIDVAKAAGFKTVPTGIDHGTVTVIGAQPLEVTTFRRDVDTDGRHATVAFTDNVADDAARRDFTMNALYAQADGTIVDPLGGWDDLQARRVRFVGDAGQRIAEDYLRILRYFRFHAWYGDASEGLDAEALAACADGAEGLERLSAERVGREMLKLLAASDPALSVAAMGQAGILARVLPGADPAGLAPLVHLEELIGVAPDGVRRLAILGGEDVADRLRLSRKEDARRVLLRDGIGSEAGLAELAWRHGTDTARDIALLRSATFSAPLPADMDARIEAGAGAVLPVTGGDFAQTAKGAEIGRKLAEAEQRWIASNFTATRDELLR is encoded by the coding sequence ATGAAGATCGACGGCGACTGGCGGCGCGATCCCGATGCGCAACGGCTGATGGCCGCGCTTGCCGACGCGGGCCATAGCGCGCTATTCGTGGGCGGTTGTGTGCGGAACGCGACCTTGGGTGCGCCTGTCGCCGATATCGACATCGCCACCAGTGCTGAACCGCACCAAATCATCGACGTTGCGAAAGCGGCTGGCTTCAAGACGGTCCCGACCGGCATCGACCACGGCACCGTCACTGTGATCGGTGCGCAGCCGCTGGAAGTCACGACCTTCCGTCGCGACGTGGATACCGACGGTCGGCACGCCACCGTCGCGTTCACCGACAACGTGGCCGATGACGCCGCCCGCCGCGATTTCACGATGAACGCGCTTTATGCTCAGGCCGACGGCACCATTGTCGACCCATTGGGCGGCTGGGACGATCTGCAGGCGCGCCGCGTGCGGTTCGTGGGTGACGCAGGCCAGCGCATTGCGGAAGATTATCTGCGCATCCTGCGCTACTTCCGCTTCCACGCTTGGTACGGCGACGCTTCCGAGGGGTTGGACGCAGAGGCCTTGGCCGCCTGCGCCGACGGTGCGGAAGGGCTGGAGAGACTGTCCGCAGAACGTGTCGGGCGCGAGATGCTCAAGCTGCTGGCCGCCTCTGACCCCGCGCTGTCCGTCGCTGCGATGGGACAGGCGGGCATTCTGGCGCGCGTGCTACCGGGCGCTGATCCCGCCGGTCTCGCGCCGCTGGTGCATCTGGAAGAGCTGATCGGCGTGGCTCCGGACGGTGTGCGGCGGCTGGCGATCCTTGGCGGTGAAGACGTCGCCGATCGCCTGCGCCTGTCCCGAAAAGAAGATGCCCGCCGCGTTCTGCTGCGCGACGGAATCGGCTCTGAAGCGGGGCTGGCCGAACTGGCGTGGCGGCACGGCACCGACACGGCCCGCGACATCGCCCTGTTACGCTCTGCCACCTTCAGCGCGCCTTTGCCTGCGGATATGGACGCGCGGATCGAAGCTGGAGCGGGGGCCGTTCTGCCCGTGACCGGCGGGGATTTCGCGCAGACCGCGAAGGGCGCAGAAATAGGTCGCAAGCTGGCCGAGGCCGAGCAGCGCTGGATCGCATCGAACTTCACCGCCACGCGCGATGAGTTGCTGCGCTGA
- a CDS encoding Hpt domain-containing protein: protein MIDKARIKELRDTFGDVEFVELIELFREEAGEIVGALPDRAGSELADGLHTLRGSADNMGLCDLSARCRQGETQFAAGNEPDIEDITAAFTDGLRALSAHMGLP from the coding sequence ATGATCGACAAAGCACGGATTAAAGAGTTGAGGGACACGTTCGGCGACGTCGAGTTCGTCGAGCTGATCGAGTTGTTCCGAGAGGAAGCCGGAGAGATTGTTGGCGCTTTGCCGGATCGCGCGGGATCTGAGCTTGCGGACGGCCTGCACACACTTCGCGGAAGCGCCGACAACATGGGGTTATGCGATCTGTCGGCGCGGTGCCGACAGGGGGAAACCCAGTTCGCGGCGGGAAACGAGCCTGATATTGAAGACATCACAGCCGCATTTACGGACGGCTTGCGCGCTCTGTCTGCCCACATGGGGTTGCCGTGA
- a CDS encoding SCP2 sterol-binding domain-containing protein yields MTMTELRDRIQKGLNKRPLDASIQFDCGDEGAITLIGDTAYLEDRPADCTLHISRPDLERLLSGKLNPMTAFATRRIKVSGDMKAALKLAQVLK; encoded by the coding sequence ATGACGATGACAGAGCTGCGCGACCGGATTCAGAAGGGCCTGAACAAGCGCCCGCTCGACGCGTCGATCCAGTTCGATTGCGGGGACGAAGGCGCGATCACGCTGATCGGGGATACCGCGTATCTCGAAGACCGCCCCGCAGACTGCACGCTGCACATCTCGCGTCCCGATCTGGAGAGGCTGCTGTCCGGCAAGCTGAATCCCATGACCGCCTTCGCCACCCGCCGGATCAAGGTATCGGGTGACATGAAGGCCGCGCTGAAGCTGGCGCAGGTGCTCAAGTAG
- a CDS encoding SDR family oxidoreductase, whose translation MTDLNRRTALGITFAALLATTLAPGRLFAQGQGPVVLITGCSSGFGRLTAETMARAGYRVAATMRDRREANSEAALALTQMADDAGLELAVFDMDVRSDDSVAYGHAKAVERFGPVDILISNAGIGIPLPLEASMEATREVMETNFYGGLRVAQAVLPSMRERRTGLMIQVTSALGRYSIPLYGAYCASKHALEAAFTAMAYECHPFGIETTMVQPGGYDTLFKENAAEDVAGYWPDLPEALRKAYADHRDATDNILRNVATPPSQQIADAILRVAQLDPGSRPLHVSEGPGMSDLPPLNERLQAVTESSTRNYIRRPEWVDLAT comes from the coding sequence GGCCCGTCGTCCTGATCACGGGCTGTTCGTCGGGCTTCGGTCGCCTGACGGCAGAGACGATGGCCCGCGCCGGCTACCGAGTGGCAGCCACGATGCGGGACAGGCGTGAGGCGAATTCCGAAGCCGCGCTGGCTTTGACACAGATGGCCGATGACGCTGGGCTGGAGTTGGCCGTCTTCGACATGGACGTCCGCTCGGACGACAGCGTTGCCTATGGTCACGCCAAGGCGGTGGAACGGTTCGGCCCGGTCGATATCCTGATCTCCAACGCCGGCATCGGCATCCCGCTGCCCCTCGAGGCGTCGATGGAGGCCACCCGCGAGGTGATGGAAACGAATTTCTACGGTGGCCTGCGCGTCGCCCAAGCCGTCTTGCCATCCATGCGCGAACGCCGAACCGGCCTGATGATTCAGGTCACCAGCGCGCTGGGCCGCTACTCCATCCCGCTGTACGGTGCCTACTGCGCGTCGAAGCACGCGCTGGAAGCCGCGTTCACCGCGATGGCCTATGAGTGCCATCCCTTCGGCATAGAGACGACGATGGTTCAGCCCGGCGGATACGACACGCTGTTCAAGGAAAACGCGGCAGAAGATGTGGCCGGCTACTGGCCCGATCTGCCCGAAGCGCTGCGCAAAGCCTACGCCGACCACCGCGACGCGACCGACAACATCCTGCGCAATGTGGCGACCCCGCCGTCCCAACAAATTGCAGACGCCATCCTGCGCGTTGCCCAACTGGACCCAGGGAGCCGCCCCCTGCACGTCTCCGAAGGGCCGGGCATGTCCGACCTGCCACCCCTGAACGAGCGACTGCAAGCCGTCACCGAGTCCAGCACCCGCAACTACATTCGGCGGCCAGAGTGGGTGGATCTGGCTACTTGA
- a CDS encoding argininosuccinate synthase, which translates to MTAPKKVVLAYSGGLDTSIILKWLQVEYGCEVVTFTADLGQGEELEPARKKAEDMGAASIHIEDLREEFVRDFVFPMFRANALYEGLYLLGTSIARPLISKRLVEIAAQEGADAVAHGATGKGNDQVRFELAAYALNPDIKVIAPWREWDLTSRTKLIEFAEQHQIQIAKDKRGEAPFSVDANLLHTSSEGKVLENPAEDAPDYVYQRTVNPEDAPDQPEYVEVGFEKGDAVSINGEAMSPATILTKLNELGGAHGVGRLDLVEGRFVGMKSRGIYETPGGTLLLEAHRGIEQITLDRGQAHLKDELMPQYAELIYNGFWFSPEREMLQAAIDHSQQHVTGTVRLKLYKGSARTVGRWSDHSLYSEAHVTFEDDAGAYDQKDAAGFIQLQALRLKLLAARDRRLN; encoded by the coding sequence ATGACCGCGCCGAAGAAAGTCGTTCTCGCCTATTCCGGGGGCCTCGACACCTCGATCATCCTGAAATGGCTTCAGGTCGAATACGGCTGCGAGGTCGTGACCTTCACCGCCGATCTGGGTCAGGGCGAAGAGTTGGAGCCTGCCCGCAAAAAGGCGGAAGACATGGGTGCCGCCAGCATCCATATCGAGGACCTGCGCGAAGAGTTCGTGCGCGACTTCGTGTTCCCGATGTTCCGCGCCAATGCACTGTACGAAGGGCTGTACCTGCTGGGCACCTCCATCGCGCGGCCGCTGATTTCCAAGCGTCTGGTGGAAATCGCGGCGCAAGAGGGAGCGGATGCCGTCGCCCACGGGGCCACCGGCAAAGGCAACGATCAGGTCCGGTTCGAGCTGGCCGCCTATGCGCTGAACCCCGATATCAAGGTGATCGCGCCCTGGCGTGAGTGGGACCTGACCAGCCGCACCAAGCTGATCGAGTTCGCCGAACAGCACCAGATCCAGATCGCCAAGGACAAGCGCGGCGAAGCCCCGTTTAGCGTGGACGCGAACCTTCTGCACACCTCGTCCGAGGGCAAGGTACTGGAAAATCCGGCCGAGGACGCGCCCGATTACGTCTACCAGCGCACGGTGAACCCCGAGGATGCGCCCGATCAGCCGGAATATGTCGAGGTTGGGTTCGAAAAAGGCGATGCGGTTTCGATCAACGGCGAAGCGATGTCTCCCGCGACGATCTTGACCAAGCTGAACGAGTTGGGTGGCGCGCATGGCGTCGGTCGGCTCGATCTGGTCGAGGGCCGCTTTGTCGGCATGAAGTCCCGTGGCATCTACGAGACCCCCGGCGGCACCCTGCTTCTGGAGGCCCATCGTGGCATCGAACAGATCACGCTGGATCGCGGACAGGCGCATCTGAAAGACGAACTGATGCCCCAATATGCCGAGCTGATCTACAACGGTTTCTGGTTCTCGCCTGAACGCGAGATGCTGCAAGCCGCCATCGACCACAGCCAGCAGCATGTCACCGGCACCGTCAGGCTGAAGCTGTACAAGGGGTCCGCGCGCACCGTCGGTCGCTGGTCGGATCACTCGCTGTATTCCGAAGCGCACGTGACGTTCGAGGATGATGCCGGTGCCTATGATCAGAAGGACGCGGCGGGCTTCATCCAGTTGCAGGCCCTGCGGTTGAAGCTTCTGGCAGCGCGGGACAGACGCTTGAATTGA